A single genomic interval of Mucilaginibacter robiniae harbors:
- the hflX gene encoding GTPase HflX has translation MKQKFYDTAVKQETAVLVGIITPNETDEQEKEYLEELEFLVDTAGGKTVKTFTQRMQRPERATFVGSGKLEEIKEYVIAEEIDMVVFDDELSPSQLRNIENELQVKILDRSNLILDIFAGRAQTAQAKTQVELAQLQYLLPRLTRLWTHLERQKGGIGMRGPGESQIETDRRLILNKISLLKDRLKSIDRQNETQRKNRHQLVRVALVGYTNVGKSTIMNMISKSEVFAENKLFATLDTTVRKVVIENLPFLLSDTVGFIRKLPHHLVECFKSTLDEVREADILVHVVDVSHPNFEDQIRTVNETLKDIGAIDKPVITVFNKIDAYQPAQTHPEDVAEPLTLEDFKHSWMAANNSPAIFISALKKENVNEFRKMLYDKVIAIHTERYPYDHLLYTIPEQE, from the coding sequence ATGAAGCAAAAATTTTATGATACTGCGGTAAAGCAGGAAACCGCTGTTCTGGTCGGTATCATTACCCCTAATGAAACTGACGAACAGGAAAAAGAATACTTAGAAGAGTTAGAATTTCTGGTGGATACTGCTGGTGGTAAAACAGTAAAAACGTTTACGCAGCGTATGCAGCGGCCAGAACGGGCTACGTTTGTAGGCTCCGGTAAGCTGGAAGAAATTAAAGAATATGTAATTGCTGAAGAGATTGATATGGTGGTGTTTGATGACGAGCTATCACCTTCACAGCTGCGTAATATTGAAAATGAGCTACAGGTTAAAATACTAGACCGTAGCAACCTGATATTGGATATCTTCGCCGGGCGTGCGCAAACGGCGCAAGCTAAAACGCAGGTAGAGTTGGCCCAGCTACAATACTTGTTGCCTCGCCTTACCCGTTTATGGACCCACTTGGAACGCCAGAAAGGTGGTATTGGTATGCGTGGACCGGGTGAGTCGCAGATTGAGACTGACCGCCGTTTAATCCTGAATAAAATATCATTGCTGAAAGATCGGCTGAAAAGTATTGACCGACAAAATGAAACCCAACGTAAAAACCGACATCAGCTAGTACGTGTAGCCTTAGTGGGTTATACCAACGTAGGTAAATCTACCATCATGAACATGATCTCCAAATCGGAAGTATTTGCTGAGAACAAATTGTTTGCTACGCTGGATACTACCGTACGTAAGGTGGTGATTGAAAACTTACCTTTTCTGCTATCCGATACGGTAGGTTTTATCCGCAAATTACCTCACCATTTGGTAGAATGCTTTAAATCTACTTTAGATGAGGTGCGCGAGGCTGATATATTAGTACACGTTGTAGATGTATCTCACCCAAACTTTGAAGACCAGATACGCACTGTTAACGAAACCTTGAAAGATATAGGTGCTATTGATAAACCGGTAATTACCGTATTTAACAAGATTGATGCGTACCAGCCTGCTCAAACTCATCCCGAAGATGTGGCTGAACCTTTAACCCTGGAAGATTTTAAACATAGCTGGATGGCAGCTAATAACAGCCCTGCTATCTTTATTTCGGCTTTGAAAAAGGAAAATGTTAACGAGTTCAGGAAAATGCTGTATGATAAAGTAATTGCTATTCATACCGAAAGGTACCCGTACGATCATTTGCTGTACACCATCCCTGAACAAGAGTAA
- a CDS encoding ABC transporter ATP-binding protein has protein sequence MVIRTENLTHYFGSQPVVKSLSLQVPEGSIFGFLGPNGAGKTTTIKLLLSLLQIQEGQIELFGHDLPGNRISILSQIGSLIEQPAIYAHLTGKENLVNRARLLQVPVSRIEDMLALVHLKDAAHKKAGNYSLGMKQRLGIALALLGDPKLLVLDEPTNGLDPNGIIEVRELLVKLVAQQGKTVFISSHLLVEIERIATHVGIINHGAMLFQGSISELKNISQPVVHIETDQTADAANLLKNQGFSVTDAYETYLSVPYTSKENMAAMNALLHQQGHQVYSIFKVQKDLEELFLNITQQA, from the coding sequence ATGGTAATCCGTACCGAAAACCTTACACATTACTTTGGGTCGCAGCCAGTGGTTAAATCACTATCGCTGCAAGTGCCCGAAGGCAGTATATTCGGTTTTCTGGGCCCTAACGGCGCCGGAAAAACTACGACGATCAAGTTGTTGTTAAGCCTGTTGCAAATACAAGAAGGCCAGATTGAGCTTTTTGGCCACGATTTGCCTGGTAACCGTATATCCATCCTGTCACAAATTGGCTCATTGATTGAACAGCCTGCTATTTACGCGCATTTAACCGGCAAAGAAAATTTGGTTAACCGAGCCCGTTTATTGCAGGTACCCGTAAGCCGGATTGAAGATATGCTTGCTTTGGTGCACCTGAAAGATGCCGCACATAAGAAAGCCGGTAACTATTCATTAGGCATGAAGCAGCGTTTGGGCATAGCCTTAGCCTTATTGGGTGACCCAAAACTACTGGTGCTGGATGAACCTACCAACGGATTAGACCCTAATGGGATTATTGAAGTCCGCGAATTGCTAGTTAAGCTGGTGGCCCAGCAAGGTAAAACCGTGTTTATATCAAGCCACTTGCTGGTTGAGATTGAACGAATTGCCACACACGTGGGCATTATCAATCACGGTGCTATGCTGTTTCAGGGCAGCATTAGTGAGTTGAAAAATATCAGTCAGCCGGTAGTTCATATCGAAACCGACCAGACTGCCGATGCCGCCAACTTGCTAAAAAACCAGGGTTTTAGCGTTACAGATGCTTACGAAACTTATCTTTCTGTGCCTTATACTTCTAAAGAAAACATGGCGGCTATGAATGCATTACTGCACCAGCAAGGTCATCAGGTATATAGCATTTTTAAAGTGCAGAAAGATTTGGAAGAACTTTTCCTGAATATTACACAACAAGCCTAA
- a CDS encoding RNA polymerase sigma factor, producing the protein MQSEESLIKKVVTGDLSAFKQLISQHERLVIHMVGRIINNEEDIKDVSQEVFIKVYHNLNKFHFKAKLSTWIARIAYSTAINYVKKYNKQGVTEDIELKRQLVDYTTPEHLLHIKNEAEFVHNQVSKLPLQYRTVLTLYHLNEFSYQEIEEITGMPEGTVKSYLFRARKLLKERLARYYHR; encoded by the coding sequence ATGCAATCTGAAGAGAGCCTTATTAAAAAAGTTGTTACTGGTGATTTATCTGCCTTCAAGCAGTTAATCAGCCAGCATGAACGACTGGTTATACATATGGTAGGCAGAATTATTAATAATGAGGAAGATATTAAAGATGTAAGTCAGGAAGTATTTATTAAAGTATACCATAACCTAAACAAGTTTCACTTCAAAGCCAAGCTATCTACCTGGATTGCCAGAATTGCTTACAGTACCGCTATTAACTATGTGAAAAAGTACAACAAACAAGGGGTTACAGAAGATATTGAGCTGAAACGGCAATTAGTTGATTATACAACGCCCGAACACTTGTTACATATAAAGAATGAAGCTGAATTTGTACACAATCAAGTTAGTAAGCTACCATTACAATACCGCACGGTGTTAACCTTATATCATTTAAACGAGTTTTCCTATCAGGAAATCGAAGAGATAACAGGAATGCCGGAAGGTACGGTAAAAAGTTATTTATTCAGAGCGCGAAAGCTGTTGAAAGAGCGTTTAGCGCGTTATTACCATAGGTAA
- a CDS encoding cell division FtsX domain-containing protein, with product MKELSDEYLQKMLENGLPVKHNPDAELYQQVFKQLEQEPRLQVEDLSTQVIQKIQHHHEWGGFFKSLMIAAGILLLGTAVLVIGVGLVDVQLINKFLNVIVTYKWLILLLLGLLVVIEVLDKQWAIKWYNIK from the coding sequence ATGAAAGAATTAAGCGACGAATATTTACAAAAAATGCTGGAAAATGGTTTGCCGGTAAAGCATAACCCTGATGCTGAACTTTACCAGCAAGTGTTTAAACAACTAGAGCAAGAGCCTCGGCTACAAGTAGAGGATTTATCTACTCAGGTAATACAAAAAATTCAACATCATCACGAGTGGGGTGGTTTCTTTAAATCGTTAATGATAGCTGCTGGTATACTGCTGCTTGGAACGGCGGTCTTGGTTATTGGAGTCGGCTTAGTAGATGTTCAATTGATAAATAAATTTTTAAACGTAATTGTAACTTACAAGTGGTTAATCTTACTTCTATTGGGACTGTTAGTTGTGATAGAGGTGCTGGATAAACAATGGGCTATAAAGTGGTATAATATAAAGTAA
- a CDS encoding xanthine dehydrogenase family protein molybdopterin-binding subunit, whose translation MKPQELLNIPPETDAISRVDGRLKVTGAAQYSAEFTLPGMTYAVFATSNITKGTIKTLDTKAALRAPGVISVITYQNAPKLPGYETGKDPSKPATAGGPLRLFFDNTIKFNGEPIALVIADSFERATYAASLVKAEYEQESFQTDTSKKLNQAATPHGPRFSDYKRGTPDDWQNAQVKLEAEYVIPVNVHNPMELHAIIANWDAPDKVTVYDKTQGVKSTQRSIAQAFKLPPENVQVISKFVGGAFGAALRTWPHETAAVMAAQMVKRPVKLVLTREQMFNSVGYRPYTWQKMSMGATADGKLTAMIHEATGQTSTFEEFTEGTVNLTRFMYACPSVGTIYKIAPVDVNTPTWMRGPGEATGAFALESAMDELADKLGIDPIEFRIRNHADTDPENGKPFSSKYLKEAYQLGADKIGWKDRPAKAGTLMQDGWLVGYGMGSGTFGAGRGQATVKAILTADGRLTLQTAVSDIGPGTGTAMTQVASEVMGIPAQNIKIELGDSSLPPSPTQGGSMITSTVGSAVHDTCVALREKFQQLLGNGGTDDPDYVKILKDKNLPQLDVTLISQGSPEMRNYSMYSFSVHFVQVKVNPKTGVVRVNKVVSVADSGHIVSPKTARSQVIGGAIGGIGMALMEDGVMDHRYGRYVNADLAGYHVPVHADIPQIDALFVNKPDYKVNPIGAKGMGEIALIGMSAAVANAVYNATGKRIRELPITPDKLLG comes from the coding sequence ATGAAACCACAAGAACTTCTAAATATACCGCCCGAAACAGATGCGATCAGCAGAGTTGACGGGCGCCTGAAGGTAACGGGCGCTGCCCAGTATTCGGCTGAGTTTACCTTGCCGGGCATGACCTATGCCGTATTTGCTACCAGTAATATTACCAAAGGCACTATTAAAACGCTCGATACTAAAGCTGCCCTAAGGGCGCCCGGCGTTATTTCGGTTATTACTTACCAGAATGCTCCCAAATTGCCAGGTTATGAAACGGGTAAAGATCCATCAAAGCCAGCAACTGCTGGCGGACCGCTTCGGTTGTTTTTTGATAATACCATCAAGTTTAATGGCGAACCCATAGCGCTGGTTATAGCCGATAGCTTTGAACGTGCTACCTATGCTGCATCGTTGGTAAAGGCCGAGTATGAGCAGGAATCTTTTCAAACTGATACATCTAAAAAATTAAATCAGGCGGCTACGCCTCATGGCCCACGTTTTTCCGATTACAAACGTGGCACGCCTGACGATTGGCAAAACGCTCAGGTAAAATTAGAGGCAGAATACGTTATACCTGTCAACGTGCATAACCCTATGGAACTGCACGCTATTATTGCCAATTGGGATGCACCGGATAAAGTAACGGTGTATGATAAAACGCAGGGTGTAAAATCAACCCAACGTAGCATCGCCCAAGCCTTTAAATTACCACCCGAAAACGTGCAGGTCATCTCGAAATTTGTAGGCGGTGCTTTTGGTGCAGCCCTGCGCACCTGGCCTCATGAAACCGCTGCGGTAATGGCTGCCCAAATGGTTAAACGCCCGGTAAAGCTGGTACTTACCCGCGAGCAAATGTTCAATTCGGTAGGTTATCGCCCTTATACCTGGCAAAAAATGAGTATGGGGGCTACTGCCGATGGTAAATTAACAGCTATGATACACGAGGCTACCGGGCAAACTTCCACTTTTGAAGAGTTTACCGAAGGCACCGTGAACCTAACCCGCTTTATGTATGCCTGCCCTAGTGTAGGTACCATTTATAAAATTGCGCCGGTTGATGTAAACACGCCCACCTGGATGCGTGGTCCGGGAGAGGCTACGGGTGCTTTTGCGTTGGAATCGGCTATGGATGAACTAGCGGATAAGTTAGGCATTGACCCTATAGAGTTCCGCATACGTAATCATGCCGATACTGACCCGGAGAATGGCAAACCTTTTAGTAGTAAGTACCTGAAAGAGGCTTACCAATTAGGTGCTGATAAAATTGGCTGGAAAGACCGCCCTGCTAAAGCCGGCACGTTGATGCAAGATGGCTGGCTGGTAGGTTACGGCATGGGGTCGGGTACGTTTGGTGCTGGCCGCGGACAAGCTACTGTAAAAGCTATTTTAACAGCTGATGGTAGGTTAACCCTGCAAACAGCTGTAAGCGATATTGGCCCTGGTACGGGTACTGCCATGACGCAGGTAGCCTCCGAAGTAATGGGTATACCTGCGCAAAACATTAAAATTGAACTGGGTGATTCCTCATTGCCGCCTTCACCAACGCAAGGTGGGTCGATGATTACCTCAACGGTAGGTTCAGCCGTGCATGATACCTGCGTGGCCCTGCGCGAAAAGTTTCAGCAGCTATTAGGCAATGGTGGAACGGATGACCCCGATTATGTAAAAATATTAAAAGATAAAAACCTGCCGCAACTGGATGTAACGCTAATTTCGCAAGGTTCACCCGAAATGCGTAACTACTCAATGTATTCCTTTTCGGTGCATTTTGTGCAGGTAAAAGTAAACCCCAAAACCGGTGTGGTGCGGGTGAATAAAGTAGTGTCAGTAGCTGATTCAGGTCATATTGTAAGTCCGAAAACGGCACGTAGTCAAGTAATAGGTGGTGCCATTGGTGGCATTGGTATGGCCTTGATGGAAGATGGCGTTATGGATCATCGTTATGGCCGCTACGTTAATGCCGACTTGGCCGGGTACCACGTACCTGTTCATGCTGATATTCCGCAGATTGATGCCTTGTTTGTAAACAAACCCGACTACAAGGTGAACCCTATAGGTGCCAAAGGTATGGGCGAAATTGCCCTAATTGGTATGTCGGCCGCAGTAGCCAACGCGGTGTACAACGCCACCGGCAAACGGATTAGAGAATTACCTATTACGCCAGATAAATTGCTGGGGTAA
- a CDS encoding DUF6249 domain-containing protein has protein sequence MDSNSSVAVMFVSAFAATAFIIHTILYYRLKSRLIKSGLMDAENLKLLNQLHGDNKQKSLKWALLLFFGGLGLILLQFIPYTINNPLPYGIEAIFIALGFFIYYNMAYRKADRF, from the coding sequence ATGGATAGTAATTCAAGTGTCGCTGTCATGTTTGTATCTGCTTTTGCAGCTACTGCATTCATCATTCACACCATCCTCTATTACCGATTAAAATCCAGGTTAATTAAATCGGGCTTAATGGATGCAGAAAATTTGAAACTACTTAATCAACTTCATGGCGATAACAAGCAAAAGTCGTTAAAATGGGCATTACTGCTATTTTTTGGTGGTTTGGGCCTTATCCTACTACAATTTATTCCTTATACCATAAACAACCCTTTGCCGTATGGCATCGAAGCCATTTTTATAGCATTAGGTTTCTTCATTTACTATAACATGGCTTACAGAAAAGCCGACAGATTTTAA
- a CDS encoding alpha/beta fold hydrolase: MKHLHCTILLLVLGFTRLHAQLSELQPKLTVTLHATASNTDYSIYLQLPQSYGKLNSHYPVILLFDAQDPTLFNYTSSTVDRLMYTNDIPNAILVGIVQNDRSKELGVERNDTTAKQFLNFVKNDLIAYLHSHYRINDYFTFIGHSLGGQFVTYALTVEPKVFRSVISISGALNYPSEYTFYQRKVLTALQNYVSVPHINLAKQKYYFSVGNEGFQDSGFKIGALTADSLLKQYPTPCLNWHFDKMRGFNHMTMPLVSIPAGLTFIYHDWHFADSLAMDVLLMHQTDPIVALQKQKEKIINDYGVDIALPYSVYYQFAKMCLSTNKILQAKQLAEMIINLYPNDDESYALMADVLHKQGNIKGAIQYLQLAQANSSIAKYQEKITQLQRN, from the coding sequence ATGAAACATTTGCATTGTACTATCCTGCTGCTTGTTTTAGGGTTCACTCGTTTGCATGCTCAACTAAGTGAATTGCAGCCGAAGTTAACCGTAACCTTACATGCAACTGCCAGCAATACTGATTATAGTATTTACCTGCAACTGCCTCAAAGTTATGGTAAGCTCAATAGCCACTATCCAGTTATTTTATTGTTTGATGCACAGGACCCAACCTTGTTTAATTATACCTCAAGCACTGTTGATCGGTTGATGTACACCAACGATATACCAAACGCTATTTTGGTAGGTATTGTACAAAACGACAGGAGTAAAGAACTAGGGGTTGAACGCAATGATACAACTGCCAAGCAGTTTTTAAACTTTGTGAAGAATGATTTGATAGCCTACCTGCATAGTCATTACCGAATTAATGATTATTTTACCTTTATAGGCCATTCCTTAGGCGGGCAATTTGTAACCTATGCCCTAACGGTTGAACCTAAAGTTTTCCGGTCGGTAATCAGCATTAGTGGCGCACTGAATTATCCATCTGAGTACACTTTTTACCAGCGGAAAGTATTAACCGCATTGCAGAATTATGTAAGCGTACCGCATATTAACTTAGCCAAACAGAAATACTATTTTTCGGTAGGTAATGAAGGTTTTCAGGATAGCGGTTTCAAGATAGGTGCATTAACGGCAGACAGCTTGCTTAAACAATATCCTACACCCTGTTTAAACTGGCATTTTGATAAAATGAGAGGATTCAATCACATGACGATGCCTCTTGTAAGCATACCAGCCGGACTCACCTTTATATATCATGACTGGCATTTTGCAGACAGCTTGGCTATGGATGTTTTACTTATGCACCAAACAGACCCCATTGTAGCTTTACAGAAGCAAAAAGAGAAAATCATAAATGATTATGGTGTTGATATAGCACTACCTTATAGTGTGTATTACCAGTTTGCCAAAATGTGCCTGAGTACTAATAAAATACTCCAAGCCAAGCAACTGGCTGAAATGATTATCAACCTATATCCTAATGATGATGAATCATATGCATTGATGGCCGATGTGCTGCACAAACAAGGTAATATTAAAGGAGCTATTCAGTATTTGCAATTGGCACAAGCTAATTCGAGCATAGCAAAATACCAGGAGAAAATAACACAATTGCAGCGTAACTAA
- a CDS encoding sensor histidine kinase: protein MKKRSIGFIVGLMGFALLGVMAMQLYFLHQSYLMQSAMFDRDVSEALHTVVAKLSLQDANRFLNKKANAMNVVVNRQQVVITHQHIQNDVPPPVSNRKVPAKGQTQHNRQIAKLRDSLKRMIDRTRLNNELESLTQATTVSGRWQLEEYTDDFGVIHQRQSFTPLPALPKNQLIKPKLRKYDTAYFYYLDPQLGRQVLTKTYINPLWAQEQQHKLETRRLNQIKKMLAAETADSIANAKTGSNQVTIMALAEEYQKAGKPLIERINLMWIDSLLRFEMKNQGISLPFSYEVSTANNDSVIYSKAYDLKGERPVFDPKSSYQTPIFTHDVINDPGKIMVTFPDKNTLILNRMTYTMAISGGLLVVLVICFGYTIFSILKQKKISEMKTDFINNMTHEFKTPVSTIMIASEALKDPEVAQDKSRVGRLADIIFEENERLGSHIERVLNIARIEKDDFKLDKKPLDVNELISDVLDSMALKLQKNNAQVELHLDAINPVVEADELHFSNVLYNLIDNAIKYSREAPQITISTLNRNSQLVIRVADKGIGMSRDQQAKIFEQFYRVPTGNLHDVKGFGLGLSYVNTIVKRLNGMISVKSEKEKGSEFELKFGLAVA from the coding sequence ATGAAGAAAAGAAGTATTGGCTTTATTGTAGGTTTGATGGGATTTGCATTGTTGGGTGTAATGGCCATGCAATTGTATTTTCTGCATCAATCGTACCTGATGCAATCGGCCATGTTTGACCGTGATGTGAGTGAGGCATTGCATACCGTAGTGGCTAAACTATCGTTACAAGATGCAAACCGTTTTTTGAACAAAAAGGCTAACGCTATGAATGTGGTGGTTAACCGCCAACAGGTAGTTATTACCCATCAGCATATTCAAAATGATGTGCCACCGCCAGTAAGTAACCGGAAGGTGCCGGCCAAAGGTCAAACACAGCATAACCGGCAAATTGCCAAGCTGCGCGATAGCCTGAAACGGATGATAGACCGTACCCGGCTAAATAATGAACTGGAAAGCCTTACCCAAGCTACTACGGTAAGCGGCCGCTGGCAACTGGAAGAATATACAGATGATTTTGGTGTTATTCATCAGCGGCAATCTTTTACCCCGCTTCCTGCGCTTCCAAAAAATCAGTTAATCAAACCCAAACTGCGCAAGTACGATACGGCCTATTTTTACTACCTCGATCCGCAATTGGGTAGGCAGGTGCTCACTAAAACTTATATCAACCCTTTGTGGGCGCAAGAACAGCAGCACAAATTGGAAACACGCCGACTAAACCAAATTAAAAAAATGCTGGCTGCTGAAACAGCCGACTCAATTGCTAATGCTAAAACCGGCAGCAATCAGGTTACTATTATGGCTTTGGCCGAAGAATACCAAAAAGCAGGCAAGCCGCTGATTGAACGTATTAACCTGATGTGGATTGATTCATTGTTGCGCTTTGAGATGAAAAATCAAGGTATTTCTCTGCCTTTCAGCTATGAGGTCAGTACGGCGAACAATGATTCGGTAATTTACTCCAAAGCGTATGATTTGAAAGGTGAGCGGCCTGTATTTGATCCCAAATCTTCTTACCAAACACCGATATTTACGCATGATGTAATTAATGATCCTGGAAAGATCATGGTTACCTTTCCAGATAAAAACACGCTCATTTTAAACCGCATGACGTACACGATGGCTATTAGCGGTGGATTGCTGGTAGTGTTAGTGATTTGTTTTGGTTATACCATATTTTCTATCCTGAAGCAGAAGAAGATATCGGAAATGAAAACGGATTTCATCAACAATATGACGCACGAGTTTAAAACGCCGGTATCTACCATCATGATAGCTAGTGAGGCGTTGAAAGATCCGGAAGTGGCGCAGGATAAAAGCCGGGTAGGTAGGTTAGCCGATATCATTTTTGAAGAAAATGAACGTTTGGGCAGTCATATTGAACGGGTGCTGAACATTGCCCGTATAGAAAAAGACGATTTCAAGTTGGATAAAAAGCCACTGGATGTAAATGAACTAATTTCGGATGTGTTGGATAGCATGGCTTTAAAGCTGCAAAAAAATAACGCACAGGTTGAATTACATCTGGATGCTATCAATCCAGTGGTGGAAGCTGATGAATTACACTTTTCAAACGTGTTGTACAACCTGATTGATAATGCCATCAAATACAGTCGTGAAGCGCCGCAAATTACCATTAGTACCCTGAACAGGAACAGCCAGCTGGTAATTCGGGTGGCCGATAAAGGTATTGGTATGAGCCGCGACCAGCAAGCTAAAATTTTTGAACAGTTTTACCGTGTACCAACGGGCAATCTGCATGATGTAAAAGGCTTTGGTTTGGGCCTTAGCTATGTGAATACCATTGTGAAGCGCTTGAATGGCATGATCAGCGTAAAATCAGAAAAAGAAAAAGGCTCAGAGTTTGAATTAAAGTTTGGCTTAGCCGTTGCCTAA
- a CDS encoding response regulator transcription factor, translating into MKKILLVEDDPNLGALLQEYLQLKGKFDVTLCKDGDAGLREFTQRDYDLLILDVMMPKKDGFTLGKEIRKLNQQVPIIFATAKGMIEDKTQAFTLGGDDYITKPFRIEELLLRINALLKRAGTNPVKEEEKPTHFKVGRYDFDFMQQTITTDGVQQKLSTKEAALLRLLCLHKNEVLTREEALLNIWNDDNYFNGRSMDVFLSKIRKYLKDDPSVEIINVHGRGYKLLVNA; encoded by the coding sequence ATGAAGAAAATTTTGCTGGTTGAAGATGATCCTAACTTAGGAGCTTTGTTGCAGGAGTATTTGCAGCTGAAAGGTAAGTTTGATGTAACGTTGTGCAAAGATGGCGATGCTGGCTTACGAGAGTTTACACAGCGCGACTATGATTTACTGATTCTGGATGTAATGATGCCTAAAAAAGATGGCTTTACCTTAGGCAAGGAAATCCGTAAACTGAACCAGCAGGTACCTATTATTTTTGCCACAGCCAAAGGCATGATTGAGGATAAAACCCAGGCATTTACTTTAGGTGGCGATGACTATATTACCAAGCCGTTCCGCATTGAAGAATTGCTGTTGCGAATTAACGCTTTACTTAAACGTGCCGGCACAAACCCTGTTAAAGAAGAAGAAAAACCCACTCACTTTAAGGTAGGCCGTTACGATTTCGATTTTATGCAGCAAACCATTACAACTGATGGGGTACAGCAAAAGCTATCCACCAAAGAAGCTGCTTTACTACGCTTATTGTGCCTGCATAAAAACGAAGTGCTTACCCGCGAAGAAGCCCTACTGAACATCTGGAACGACGACAACTATTTCAACGGTCGCAGTATGGATGTTTTTCTAAGTAAAATACGCAAGTATTTGAAGGACGATCCGAGTGTAGAAATCATCAATGTGCATGGTCGCGGCTATAAGTTGCTGGTAAATGCGTAA
- a CDS encoding T9SS type A sorting domain-containing protein: MKNLTRKLSLELLFSVSIIAIIIIPQILMAQDHKNMEISIHGQDTLINGKNLKDLPANDRQEAVTEIEKLSHLAPGGVARINYLRHSNPMMPAPADDSAHLQVNIDHFRNDNINGFGLMHHRPFNPDRNGPERMGNFPFPNSNPAGVTGIRYFKRRNIQTFDYSNTDNNGINTQVSFQISDPMENEVQQLMGTAKTGLELKDISLVPQFTAGKTLLTFGLPAKTLAEVELTDSEGKAIWKEKANTETFSKSFSWTLNGIYFLVVKQGSLTAMKRIVKE; encoded by the coding sequence ATGAAAAATTTAACCCGTAAACTTAGTTTGGAGTTACTGTTTTCGGTCAGCATTATAGCGATTATTATTATACCGCAAATACTGATGGCACAAGACCATAAAAACATGGAAATCAGTATTCATGGTCAGGACACCCTTATTAACGGCAAAAATTTGAAGGACTTACCTGCTAACGACCGGCAAGAGGCGGTAACTGAAATCGAAAAACTCAGTCACCTGGCGCCGGGAGGTGTGGCCCGCATCAACTACTTACGGCACAGCAATCCTATGATGCCTGCACCAGCTGATGATTCGGCACACCTGCAGGTAAACATAGATCATTTCAGAAACGATAATATCAATGGCTTTGGCTTAATGCACCATCGCCCGTTTAATCCGGATAGGAATGGCCCTGAACGCATGGGTAACTTTCCATTTCCTAACAGTAACCCTGCCGGGGTAACAGGCATACGTTATTTTAAGCGCCGTAACATTCAAACTTTTGATTACAGCAACACCGATAATAATGGCATTAATACGCAGGTCAGCTTCCAAATTTCAGACCCGATGGAGAATGAAGTGCAGCAACTAATGGGTACAGCTAAAACTGGTTTGGAGCTAAAAGATATTAGCCTGGTGCCACAATTTACAGCAGGCAAAACATTACTTACCTTCGGCCTGCCTGCTAAAACATTGGCTGAAGTAGAGCTGACTGACAGCGAAGGGAAAGCTATTTGGAAAGAGAAAGCCAATACGGAAACCTTCAGCAAATCATTCAGCTGGACGCTGAATGGCATTTACTTTTTAGTGGTAAAGCAGGGCAGCTTAACTGCAATGAAGCGTATTGTAAAGGAGTGA